A stretch of Natator depressus isolate rNatDep1 chromosome 2, rNatDep2.hap1, whole genome shotgun sequence DNA encodes these proteins:
- the IL7 gene encoding interleukin-7, which yields MFHVFFRSVFGILPLFIVLLPVNSSTCVMENTTVIREKYENILSHDIDLLENMSEEYRDRCCRNKRHENPSAIFCNDTQEIRSLQNMACDLLKFFNKQKINKDFRWQTAVVSCMTLEILQCRCDRGSKNRKVCILVTQTSKDTTGAQGPKKKCCQELCELKETISSLRSCWNKFEKDIAR from the exons ATGTTCCATG TTTTTTTTAGGTCTGTGTTTGGGATTCTGCCACTGTTCATAGTTCTGTTGCCAGTAAATTCATCTACTTGTGTGATGGAAAATACAACTGTAATACGTGAAAAGTATGAGAATATCCTAAGCCACGATATTGATTTGCTG GAAAATATGTCTGAAGAGTATCGTGACAGGTGCTGCAGGAATAAAAGACATGAAAACCCCAGTGCAATTTTCTGCAATGATACTCAG GAAATAAGGTCATTACAGAATATGGCATGTGACTTGCTTAAGTTCTTTAATAAACAAAAGATCAACAAAGATTTCAGATGGCAAACTGCTGTGGTTTCATGTATGACATTAGAAATTCTACAGTGCAGATGTGATAGGGGGAGCAAAAATAGAAAG GTTTGCATATTGGTTACACAAACCAGCAAAGACACAACAGGGGCACAAGGCCCCAAGAAAAAATGTTGCCAAGAATTATGTGAACTAAAGGAAACTATATCTAGTCTCAGATCCTGCTGGAATAAGTTTGAAAAAGATATTGCTAGGTAA